The following DNA comes from Desulfovibrio sp..
GGACCTCACAGGCAAAACCGTTGTTATCCGCGAAGACCTCAATGTGCCCATGAAGGACGGCGAGGTCACCAATGACAAGCGCATCCGCGCTGCCCTGCCCACCATCAAACTGGCGCTGGAAAAAGGCGCTGGCGTCATTCTGCTTTCGCACCTGGGGCGTCCCACCGAAGGGCAGTATGACGAGCAGTTTTCTCTGGCTCCCGTGGCCGCCTGCCTTGAAAAGCAGCTTGGCCAGCCCGTAACGCTGGCAAAAACGCTGGACGAGGCCAAAGTACAGCCCGGTCAGGTGGTTCTGCTGGAAAACGTGCGTTTTCTGTCCGGCGAAAAAAAGAATGATCCCCAGTTGGCCCAAAAACTGGCCGACCTTGGCGACGTATATGTGATGGACGCCTTTGGCGCCGCACACCGCGCCCATGCCTCCACCGAGGGCGCTGTACGCGCCGCGCAAGTGGCGTGCGCCGGCCCCCTGCTGCAGGCTGAACTGCAGGCCTTTGAAAAAGTGCTCGACAATCCCGCCCGTCCCCTGGTCGCCATTATCGGCGGAGCCAAGGTGTCCACCAAGATCGGCCTGCTCGAAAACCTGCTGAACACGGTGGACGTGCTTATCCTTGGCGGCGGCATCGCCAATACCTTTTTGGCGGCGGCTGGCTACATGGTGGGCAAGTCTCTGTACGAAGAAGATCTGGTGCCTGAAGCCAAAAAAGTTATGGAACAGGCCAAGACCCTCAACAAGGAACTTCCCCTGCCCATGGACGTGATCACCGCCGAGGAACTGGCCCCTGGCCAGCACGCCTCGCTGCACGCCGTGGGCGACGTGCCCGGCGACCAGATGATACTGGACGTGGGCCCCGAAACCCTGACACTCTATGAAAAGTATCTGGCCAAGGCCGCCACTGTGGTGTGGAACGGCCCTGTGGGCGCGTTCGAAACCGAGCCCTTTGGTGACGGCACCAAGGCCCTGGCCGAATATCTTGGCAATTCCAAGGCCTTTGTGGTCGTTGGCGGCGGTGACAGTGTGGCTGCCGTGGAAAAATACGGACTTGCCGACCGCATGGGTTACATATCCACAGGCGGCGGCGCGTCCCTTGAGCTGCTTGAAGGCAAAAAACTGCCTTCGGTGGCTGCCCTGGAGGACCGGGGCTAAGGTAGTTTAATGAAAAAACGTATATCCTTCGGCGGGCTGGCCTCGGTGACGTTGCTGGCCCTGCTGACGCTGCTGACCATTACCCCTGGCACGTCCTTTGCCGCTCCGGCTCAGGAAGCCTGGGAAGAAAACCCCGCTGACGCTGCCGCCCAGGGCGACAAATGGGGCTTCAACACCGGCCTCGGCGCAAGCCTGCGCACGTCGGAATACAAGGGCATCGACTCCCTCGGTTCTCCGCTTCCCCTTATTGGCTATGAGGGCAAGTGGCTGTACCTGCGCGGCCTGGACGGCGGCGTGCACGTGTACAGGGATCACTATCAGGAGTTCAACATCCAGCTGTCCTACCTGCCCCAGAACTTCTATGCCTCCTGGAGCGACAACAGCAGGATGAAGCGTCTGGACGACAGGTATTCCACACTCATGGCCGGCTTGAACTATACGCTGCGCACGCTCTACGGTCAGGCGTCCGCCACGGTGTCCACAGACATTCTGGGCGTCAACAACGGCATCAAGGCCGACGTTGCCTACGCCTACCCCATGCGCTTCGAAAACGTCATGTTCTCGCCCGCCGTGGGCGTGCAGTGGACGGACACCAACTACAACGACTATTACTACAGCATCAGTTCCAGCGAATCCCGCGCCAGCGGCTTCAAGGAATACAGCCCCGAAAGCACGTTTTCACCCTATGCCGGGCTGACCATGCGGGTCATTCTCACCGAGGACTGGAGCGCCGTTGCCAATGCCAAGGCGCTCTTTCTCGGCAACGAGATTACCGACAGCCCCATGGTGGAACGCACCACAACGTATTCCTTCAGCGCTGGCTTGCTGTACGCATTTTAGTGTAAGGGTTGGTTAGGTTAGAATGCTGTGTGGGGGAGGGACCCTCCTTAGACCAGATTTACTTTGAAATGCTTCACATTTCAAAGTAGTCATTCTGCAGAAAATGCGATTTTCGGCAGAATCCACGCCACGTTGTGGCGCGCTGCACTCTCGTGCAGCGTTAGAGCATTTAACTTTTTTCAAAGTTTAAATGCTCTAAAAAGGGTCTCCTCCCCCACGCCCCCACCCCCTAAAACTTTTATTGTATTTTAGTATATTATAAGGCTTTTTCTGTTCTGAATGGACGGGACAAAAGACGAGCCTTTCAGCCTTCACATCCAGGCATTTTGCCGTGTGTTTCACGGCAAACTGGCGCGCATGTTCACCACAAACGAAAAAACGCGCTGACCGCCAGCTTCTTTCCCCTCCGGCAGTCATGCCATAGCTGCCATGCCCGCACGCGGAGCACGATGGCAGTACCGCCAAAATCCGCACCGCACAGGCCAGGTACTGGCACAGGCAGGAAAGACCGCATGTCTGAAAAAAACGGCACAGCGCGGCAAACACAAGACCGCCGCAGCGCCCCGGCCCGGAACACCGAGGATAAAACCCAGCCACCGCCCTGGGCCGCGCCCCCCGCGAGCGGTACACCGTGGGGACGTTACGCTGTGGGCGTGTTTTTCAGCGTCATATGGAGTTCGGCATTCATCGCGGGCAAGGTGGTCGTGATGGAAATGGGGCCGTTCGCCACCCTGTTTTACCGTTTTACACTGACCGTGCTGGTGCTTCTGCTGTTTTGCGGCAAAAAGCTCCTTGGCCCAGAGGGCAGGCAGGCCATGCTGCCAGGGATGCTTCTTGGCCTGCTCAATAACGTGGTCTACCTGGGCCTGAGTTTTTCCGCCCTGCGCTATCTGGCCGCCTCATGGGTCGTCATCGTGGTTTCCTGCGCGCCCTTCATGACCATGGCCCTGGCGGCCCTGCGCGGTCAGGAGTCTTTTGACAAAAGAAAACTGCTGGGACTCACCGTGGCCTTTGCCGGGGTAGTCGTCATGGTGGGCATTACGGGCCTGCACGAAGGCGCTGGCCTTGGGCTTGGCATGGCCATCGCCGCCACGCTGGCCTTCTCGGTTGGCGCAGTGCTCTTTCGCGGCAAGTATGACGCCCTGTCCCTGCTTTCGCTGAACTTCTGGATGACTCTTTGCGGCATGCTCTGCTTTGCCCCCGCCGCCTTCATGACCACGGCAAACCCTTTGCACATCACCTGGCCCGCCCTGGCCGCGCTGCTGTGGCTGGTAGTGGTCAGCCTGGCGGGCATGGCGCTGTGGCTGCTGCTCATACGTACGCAAGGCCCCTCCATGGCCGCTTCCTACAACATGCTCAACCCCCTTTCGGGACTGGCGCTCTCCGCCCTGCTCCTCGGCACTG
Coding sequences within:
- a CDS encoding phosphoglycerate kinase; the protein is MPIKNMQDLDLTGKTVVIREDLNVPMKDGEVTNDKRIRAALPTIKLALEKGAGVILLSHLGRPTEGQYDEQFSLAPVAACLEKQLGQPVTLAKTLDEAKVQPGQVVLLENVRFLSGEKKNDPQLAQKLADLGDVYVMDAFGAAHRAHASTEGAVRAAQVACAGPLLQAELQAFEKVLDNPARPLVAIIGGAKVSTKIGLLENLLNTVDVLILGGGIANTFLAAAGYMVGKSLYEEDLVPEAKKVMEQAKTLNKELPLPMDVITAEELAPGQHASLHAVGDVPGDQMILDVGPETLTLYEKYLAKAATVVWNGPVGAFETEPFGDGTKALAEYLGNSKAFVVVGGGDSVAAVEKYGLADRMGYISTGGGASLELLEGKKLPSVAALEDRG
- a CDS encoding MipA/OmpV family protein, whose amino-acid sequence is MKKRISFGGLASVTLLALLTLLTITPGTSFAAPAQEAWEENPADAAAQGDKWGFNTGLGASLRTSEYKGIDSLGSPLPLIGYEGKWLYLRGLDGGVHVYRDHYQEFNIQLSYLPQNFYASWSDNSRMKRLDDRYSTLMAGLNYTLRTLYGQASATVSTDILGVNNGIKADVAYAYPMRFENVMFSPAVGVQWTDTNYNDYYYSISSSESRASGFKEYSPESTFSPYAGLTMRVILTEDWSAVANAKALFLGNEITDSPMVERTTTYSFSAGLLYAF
- a CDS encoding DMT family transporter; amino-acid sequence: MSEKNGTARQTQDRRSAPARNTEDKTQPPPWAAPPASGTPWGRYAVGVFFSVIWSSAFIAGKVVVMEMGPFATLFYRFTLTVLVLLLFCGKKLLGPEGRQAMLPGMLLGLLNNVVYLGLSFSALRYLAASWVVIVVSCAPFMTMALAALRGQESFDKRKLLGLTVAFAGVVVMVGITGLHEGAGLGLGMAIAATLAFSVGAVLFRGKYDALSLLSLNFWMTLCGMLCFAPAAFMTTANPLHITWPALAALLWLVVVSLAGMALWLLLIRTQGPSMAASYNMLNPLSGLALSALLLGTAIGVQDVMGAAAIVAGLYVALRPGQAPKTT